Proteins encoded within one genomic window of Companilactobacillus sp.:
- the murQ gene encoding N-acetylmuramic acid 6-phosphate etherase → MDLSKLSTEQRNPKSMNLDQMSTSEILHVMNQEDHKVPQQIRKSLPQIDEAVKQIIHSFKLGGRLIYLGAGTSGRLGVLDAAECVPTFGTDPDMVQGLIAGGPTAMTVAVEGAEDSLTLAQTDLEKINLSSTDCVVGIAASGRTPYVIGGLKFANDSLATTISIACSNDSEIGKIAKYPIEVVSGPEVLTGSTRLKAGTTQKLILNMLSTTAMIKIGKVYQNLMVDVKPTNEKLVERAKRIIVTATDCEYSDAEIALKQANNDVKVAIIMILTGSSAESAKNKLSKNQGFVRKSIEGE, encoded by the coding sequence ATGGATCTATCTAAATTATCAACCGAACAAAGAAATCCGAAGTCAATGAACTTAGATCAGATGAGTACCAGCGAGATCTTGCACGTGATGAATCAAGAAGATCACAAGGTCCCCCAGCAGATCCGAAAATCATTGCCGCAGATCGATGAAGCTGTAAAACAGATTATCCACAGTTTCAAACTTGGCGGCAGATTGATTTATTTAGGTGCTGGGACTAGTGGCCGTTTAGGTGTTCTAGATGCTGCTGAATGCGTACCGACTTTTGGAACTGATCCAGACATGGTTCAAGGTCTAATTGCCGGAGGTCCTACTGCGATGACAGTCGCGGTCGAAGGTGCAGAAGATTCGCTGACACTAGCACAAACAGATCTTGAAAAAATCAATTTGAGCAGTACGGACTGTGTCGTTGGTATTGCCGCAAGTGGCCGGACGCCTTATGTGATCGGCGGATTAAAGTTTGCCAATGATTCTTTGGCAACAACGATCAGTATTGCTTGTTCCAATGATTCCGAGATCGGAAAAATTGCCAAATATCCGATCGAAGTGGTATCCGGACCCGAAGTTTTGACTGGATCGACACGTTTAAAAGCTGGTACGACTCAAAAGTTGATCTTAAACATGCTTTCAACTACGGCAATGATCAAGATCGGCAAGGTCTACCAGAATTTGATGGTCGATGTCAAACCGACCAACGAAAAATTAGTTGAACGCGCCAAACGGATCATCGTCACTGCTACTGATTGCGAGTACTCTGACGCAGAAATTGCGCTTAAACAAGCAAACAATGATGTTAAAGTTGCGATCATCATGATCCTAACTGGGAGTTCGGCTGAATCAGCTAAGAACAAATTATCGAAAAACCAAGGCTTTGTTAGAAAGTCGATCGAGGGGGAATAA
- a CDS encoding PTS sugar transporter subunit IIA: protein MGLFSKKKLETTLTAPIDGQLIPLEKVQDSVFSQKMMGDGFAVEPSDDKIVSPVSGTVESIFPTKHALMIQSKRGLEIMVHLGIDTVELNGEPFEIEVKKGDQIEQGSAIGEMDIDAIKAKQKLPTVIVIVSNMDQVKNISEITPEQVSAGKDVQTIQSK from the coding sequence ATGGGTTTATTCTCTAAAAAGAAACTTGAAACAACTTTAACAGCCCCAATCGATGGACAATTGATCCCGTTAGAAAAAGTTCAAGATAGCGTTTTTTCACAAAAAATGATGGGCGACGGCTTTGCAGTTGAGCCATCTGATGACAAAATCGTATCACCAGTTTCTGGGACCGTGGAATCGATTTTTCCTACCAAACATGCCTTAATGATTCAATCTAAGCGCGGCTTAGAGATCATGGTGCATCTTGGCATTGATACCGTGGAATTAAACGGCGAGCCTTTTGAGATAGAGGTCAAAAAAGGCGACCAGATCGAACAAGGCTCAGCAATTGGCGAAATGGACATTGATGCGATCAAAGCCAAGCAAAAATTACCAACTGTGATCGTTATCGTTTCAAATATGGATCAAGTTAAAAACATTTCTGAAATCACTCCTGAACAAGTTTCAGCCGGGAAAGATGTCCAAACGATCCAATCAAAATAA
- a CDS encoding MupG family TIM beta-alpha barrel fold protein, with product MLGFSYYLNDPIDTKAQMYFQQMADHGFEEVFTSLHIPEDDPQVKTKRMQQLMQLAENDGLSVVVDVDKDSLKYLPHNLTAKLTLRLDDGFSPEDIRDISQEMPIALNASTINKDLYSQLHEYQVDFSRIEAWHNFYPRPETGLGIDWFAKRNRWLKSLGFKTQAFIPGDQHLRGPLKLGLPTLESQRNKNPLANTIQLLELGTDKVFIGDPGLSTSMQHKFKQYFVQHCLVLDYQAFDETVLSELPDILHNRLDPALDVIRIVEGRQRRVPNIPAQNNVERSIGAITVDNELYGRYMGELQIVKTNLPGDEKVNVIGSITKTDQSLLQYVGAGQKIFLNKLSGGNDGSI from the coding sequence ATGCTGGGATTTTCGTATTACTTAAATGATCCAATCGATACAAAAGCACAAATGTACTTTCAACAGATGGCCGATCACGGTTTTGAAGAAGTTTTTACTTCTTTGCATATACCAGAAGATGATCCGCAAGTTAAAACCAAACGCATGCAACAATTGATGCAGCTGGCTGAAAATGATGGTCTGAGCGTTGTCGTCGATGTCGATAAAGATTCATTGAAGTACTTGCCGCATAATTTAACGGCGAAACTAACCTTAAGATTAGACGATGGCTTTTCACCTGAGGATATTCGCGATATCAGCCAAGAAATGCCGATTGCGTTAAATGCTAGTACCATCAACAAAGATTTGTATTCACAGCTGCATGAATATCAGGTGGATTTTTCACGAATAGAGGCCTGGCACAATTTTTATCCGCGGCCAGAAACCGGTTTGGGGATCGACTGGTTTGCTAAAAGAAATCGTTGGCTAAAATCGTTGGGCTTTAAGACTCAAGCATTCATACCTGGTGACCAGCATTTGCGAGGACCATTAAAGCTCGGTCTCCCTACCCTAGAATCGCAACGAAACAAAAATCCTTTAGCCAACACGATCCAACTACTTGAACTCGGAACTGATAAAGTCTTTATCGGAGACCCAGGACTTTCAACCTCGATGCAGCATAAGTTCAAACAATATTTCGTTCAACACTGCCTAGTTTTGGATTATCAAGCATTTGACGAAACTGTTTTATCTGAGTTGCCAGATATCTTGCACAATCGCTTAGATCCCGCATTAGACGTTATTCGTATTGTTGAAGGACGACAAAGACGGGTTCCAAACATCCCTGCTCAAAATAACGTTGAACGGTCAATCGGTGCTATCACTGTCGACAACGAATTATACGGTCGCTACATGGGAGAATTACAAATTGTTAAAACCAATCTGCCAGGTGATGAAAAAGTCAATGTGATTGGATCCATCACCAAAACCGATCAGTCGCTTTTACAATATGTTGGCGCAGGTCAAAAAATCTTTTTAAATAAATTATCAGGGGGAAATGATGGATCTATCTAA
- a CDS encoding phage integrase N-terminal SAM-like domain-containing protein codes for MTKIPFIPGFNAYLRTRRISKRAHDEYLNSLHDFFDYLVEHNNQFKATLNVANIHDGDIVSYKQYLEHELSYSPSTINKILSNLNVYFAYLFSNKITKEFPTLNIKSLTVEKQSDFPTDVFMDLPKYLNDIHLHIYTRLLILIISKGFNYQEALSSGFYQTFEQLTFDSDEKSFLSEYREFIEPWQSFWGTKNLFLSRNKGAQSPLLSVSALYRSLKADSEKLNLDLSAKKLSTTIVLIALSQKRPNQEQLKMIDKLDANSLLYYRRLLRETDFKI; via the coding sequence ATGACAAAAATACCTTTTATCCCAGGCTTTAATGCTTACTTACGGACTCGACGGATCTCAAAACGAGCACATGATGAGTATTTAAACTCGTTGCACGATTTTTTTGATTATCTAGTCGAACACAATAATCAGTTCAAGGCGACATTAAATGTTGCAAACATTCATGACGGCGATATCGTTTCATACAAGCAATACTTGGAGCATGAGCTTTCATATAGTCCGAGTACTATCAACAAAATTCTCAGTAATTTGAATGTTTATTTTGCCTACCTATTTTCTAATAAGATCACCAAAGAATTTCCAACGCTAAATATTAAAAGCCTGACCGTCGAAAAACAATCGGATTTTCCCACTGATGTATTTATGGATTTGCCAAAATATCTCAACGATATCCACCTGCACATCTACACGAGATTATTGATCTTGATCATTTCAAAGGGCTTTAATTACCAAGAGGCCCTATCCAGCGGATTTTATCAAACGTTCGAACAATTAACTTTTGATAGTGATGAAAAATCATTTTTATCAGAATACCGAGAATTCATTGAACCCTGGCAAAGTTTTTGGGGTACCAAAAATCTCTTTTTGAGTCGCAATAAAGGTGCTCAATCGCCGCTTCTTAGCGTCAGTGCCCTTTATCGAAGCTTGAAGGCAGATAGTGAGAAATTAAATTTGGATCTATCAGCTAAAAAATTATCAACCACCATCGTTTTGATTGCACTGAGCCAAAAACGTCCCAACCAAGAGCAATTAAAAATGATCGATAAATTGGATGCTAATTCGTTGCTCTACTATCGCAGACTGCTTCGGGAAACTGACTTCAAAATTTAA
- a CDS encoding MurR/RpiR family transcriptional regulator — protein MQSVLLNIQQSRSDLTKTEQTIADYILKNPHLVIKDSVQELASKIPTSPASVVRFSQKFCGDGGFSELKIRLSAESGLETELYKELSPNDSFEELEKKLSFRINQSISKTSDILDESALEQAVKLLDNHETILVFGIGASALAAKDLQQKFLRIGKTVLVMEDVHLLSTTLLGHPSSTALILISNSGETAEIISSASLAKEQGVPLIAITQASQNTLNYLADVKLETDNSTENVHLRSAATTSLIAQLYTVDLLYYRFFANSYDNNAKLISASQKFIMNNFRR, from the coding sequence ATGCAAAGCGTCTTATTAAATATTCAGCAATCAAGATCTGACCTCACGAAGACCGAACAGACAATTGCAGATTATATTTTGAAAAATCCGCATTTAGTCATCAAAGACAGCGTCCAGGAACTAGCGTCTAAGATTCCTACTAGTCCAGCCTCAGTGGTCCGATTCAGTCAAAAATTTTGTGGAGACGGTGGCTTCTCTGAACTAAAGATCCGACTCTCCGCCGAATCTGGTCTAGAGACTGAATTATACAAAGAGCTATCTCCAAATGATTCGTTTGAAGAACTGGAAAAAAAGCTATCTTTTCGGATCAATCAATCGATCAGTAAGACTAGCGACATCTTAGACGAATCAGCCTTGGAACAAGCTGTTAAATTACTAGATAATCACGAAACTATCCTAGTATTTGGGATCGGTGCTTCAGCTCTTGCTGCCAAGGATCTGCAACAAAAATTTTTACGGATCGGCAAAACTGTTTTAGTGATGGAAGATGTGCATCTATTAAGCACTACCCTACTAGGGCATCCAAGTTCGACTGCGCTGATCTTGATCTCAAACTCTGGAGAAACCGCCGAAATTATTTCTTCTGCAAGTTTGGCCAAAGAACAAGGCGTTCCGTTGATAGCAATCACACAAGCTTCTCAAAACACGCTAAATTATTTGGCTGACGTCAAATTAGAGACTGACAACAGCACCGAAAACGTTCATTTAAGAAGTGCTGCCACCACTTCATTGATTGCTCAGCTTTACACAGTTGACCTTTTGTACTACCGCTTTTTTGCAAACAGTTACGACAATAACGCAAAGTTAATATCAGCTTCACAAAAATTTATCATGAATAATTTCAGGAGATAA
- a CDS encoding PTS transporter subunit EIIC encodes MSEPKEQRLAREIYAAVGGPQNVQKLIHCMTRVRMTIKDYDKVNMDQLKAIDGVIGVIEEDTLQVVVGPGIVNKVAQIMVDQVGVKLGEDFPTDLKDDSAEPAKSEHQKAKEEVYQKAAEVKAEHKKNIKPSKTKAVLKSISNIFVPLIPAFVGAGLIGGIAAVLSNLMTAGTIGQNWSEFIMVLKVIQNGLFAYLAVYVGINSASEFGATPGLGGIVGAVTLLTGVDPKAPLTNIFDGQPLAAGQGGIIGVIFAVWILSIVEKRLHKIIPDSIDIIVTPFLSLLVIGVFTIFIVMPIAGVISNSLVGAIMWVLKVGGAFSGFILGLFFLPMVMLGLHQILTPIHIEMIDKTGSTLLLPILAMAGAGQVGAALALWVRCHKNKKLTNMIKGALPVGFLGIGEPLIYGVTLPLGRPFITACIGGGIGGAVVGAFGNVGAIAIGPSGLALIPLITNGHVMGYIFGLLAAYAGGFVVTYFFGVPKDARKATELD; translated from the coding sequence ATGTCAGAACCAAAAGAACAACGCTTAGCGCGTGAAATATATGCTGCTGTCGGGGGACCGCAAAACGTTCAAAAATTGATCCATTGTATGACTCGTGTTCGAATGACTATCAAAGATTACGATAAGGTCAATATGGACCAATTAAAGGCAATTGACGGGGTTATTGGCGTCATTGAAGAAGATACGCTTCAAGTGGTCGTCGGTCCTGGTATCGTCAACAAAGTCGCTCAGATCATGGTCGATCAAGTCGGCGTGAAATTAGGAGAAGATTTTCCAACAGATTTAAAGGACGATTCTGCTGAACCTGCAAAATCTGAACATCAAAAAGCTAAAGAAGAAGTTTATCAAAAAGCTGCAGAGGTCAAGGCCGAGCATAAGAAAAATATCAAGCCTTCAAAAACCAAGGCTGTATTGAAATCAATCTCGAACATCTTCGTTCCACTGATCCCCGCCTTCGTCGGTGCTGGTTTAATTGGTGGTATTGCTGCCGTGTTATCAAACTTGATGACCGCAGGAACCATCGGCCAAAACTGGTCTGAATTTATCATGGTACTTAAGGTGATCCAAAATGGATTGTTCGCCTACTTAGCCGTTTATGTTGGTATCAACAGTGCCTCTGAATTTGGAGCTACTCCAGGTCTTGGTGGTATCGTCGGTGCAGTTACTCTATTGACCGGCGTTGATCCAAAAGCTCCATTGACCAATATCTTTGACGGTCAGCCATTAGCTGCTGGTCAAGGTGGTATCATCGGTGTTATTTTTGCAGTCTGGATCCTTTCAATCGTTGAAAAACGACTACATAAGATTATTCCTGATTCGATCGATATTATTGTTACGCCATTTTTATCGCTATTAGTTATTGGCGTTTTCACCATCTTTATCGTCATGCCGATTGCGGGTGTAATTTCTAACTCATTAGTCGGTGCAATTATGTGGGTCTTAAAAGTTGGCGGAGCTTTCTCTGGATTTATTCTGGGACTGTTCTTCTTACCAATGGTTATGCTTGGACTTCATCAGATCTTAACTCCAATCCATATCGAAATGATCGACAAAACAGGTTCAACTTTGTTGCTGCCAATTCTGGCTATGGCTGGTGCTGGTCAAGTTGGTGCTGCCTTAGCCTTATGGGTTCGTTGCCATAAAAACAAGAAATTAACTAACATGATCAAAGGTGCGTTGCCAGTAGGATTTCTAGGAATCGGCGAACCACTGATCTACGGTGTTACTTTGCCACTAGGTCGTCCATTTATTACTGCCTGTATTGGTGGTGGTATCGGCGGTGCTGTCGTAGGTGCCTTTGGAAATGTCGGGGCAATTGCCATTGGACCATCTGGTTTAGCTTTGATCCCATTGATCACCAACGGTCATGTTATGGGCTACATCTTTGGTTTGTTAGCAGCTTATGCTGGCGGATTTGTCGTAACGTACTTCTTTGGCGTTCCTAAAGATGCCAGAAAGGCAACTGAATTAGATTAA